The following proteins are co-located in the Pseudomonas fluorescens genome:
- the pheA gene encoding prephenate dehydratase, whose translation MSEQELKALRVRIDSLDEKVLELISERARCAQEVARVKMASLAEGEVPVFYRPEREAQVLKRVMERNKGPLGNEEMARLFREIMSSCLALEQPLKVAYLGPEGTFTQAAAMKHFGHAVISKPMAAIDEVFREVAAGAVNFGVVPVENSTEGAVNHTLDSFLEHDMVICGEVELRIHHHLLVGENTKTDSISRIYSHAQSLAQCRKWLDAHYPNVERVAVSSNAEAAKRIKGEWNSAAIAGDMAAGLYGLTRLAEKIEDRPDNSTRFLMIGSQEVPPTGDDKTSIIVSMSNKPGALHELLVPFHDNGIDLTRIETRPSRSGKWTYVFFIDFVGHHRDPLVKGVLEKISQEAVALKVLGSYPKAVL comes from the coding sequence ATGTCTGAGCAAGAACTCAAGGCCCTGCGCGTACGCATTGACAGCCTGGACGAGAAAGTCCTGGAGCTGATCAGTGAGCGCGCGCGGTGCGCCCAGGAAGTAGCACGGGTAAAAATGGCCTCACTGGCTGAAGGCGAAGTGCCGGTGTTCTACCGGCCTGAGCGCGAAGCCCAGGTGCTCAAGCGCGTGATGGAGCGCAACAAGGGCCCGTTGGGCAACGAGGAGATGGCGCGGTTGTTCCGTGAAATCATGTCGTCATGCCTGGCGCTGGAGCAGCCGCTGAAAGTGGCGTATCTCGGCCCTGAAGGCACCTTCACCCAGGCGGCGGCCATGAAGCACTTCGGCCACGCCGTGATCAGCAAGCCGATGGCGGCGATCGACGAAGTGTTCCGTGAAGTGGCGGCCGGTGCGGTGAATTTTGGCGTGGTGCCGGTGGAAAACTCCACCGAAGGCGCCGTCAACCACACGTTGGACAGCTTCCTTGAGCACGACATGGTGATCTGCGGCGAAGTCGAGCTGCGCATCCACCACCACTTGTTGGTGGGCGAGAACACCAAGACCGACAGCATCAGCCGCATCTATTCCCACGCGCAATCGCTGGCTCAATGCCGCAAGTGGCTGGACGCGCATTACCCGAATGTCGAGCGCGTGGCGGTGTCCAGCAACGCCGAAGCGGCCAAGCGGATCAAGGGTGAGTGGAATTCGGCGGCGATTGCCGGCGACATGGCCGCTGGCCTGTATGGCCTGACGCGCCTGGCCGAGAAAATCGAGGATCGCCCGGACAACTCCACGCGCTTCCTGATGATCGGCAGCCAGGAAGTGCCGCCGACGGGCGATGACAAGACTTCAATCATCGTCTCCATGAGCAACAAGCCCGGCGCGCTGCATGAGCTGCTGGTGCCGTTCCACGATAACGGGATTGACCTGACGCGAATCGAGACACGTCCTTCGCGCAGCGGTAAATGGACGTATGTGTTCTTTATCGACTTCGTCGGCCATCACCGCGACCCACTGGTTAAAGGTGTGCTGGAGAAAATCAGTCAGGAAGCCGTGGCACTCAAGGTGCTGGGCTCTTACCCGAAAGCGGTTTTGTGA
- the hisC gene encoding histidinol-phosphate transaminase has translation MSGNFLALAQPGVQQLSPYVPGKPVDELARELNLDPSRIVKLASNESPLGPSPKVLAAIRDELAELTRYPDGNGFALKSLLAQTCRVELNQVTLGNGSNDILELVGRAYLAPGLNAVFSEHAFAVYPIVTQAVGADARVIPAKDWGHDLPAMLAAIDAQTRVVFIANPNNPTGTWFDAQALNDFLQDVPEHVLVVLDEAYIEYAEGSDLPDGLDFLAAYPNLLVSRTFSKAYGLASLRVGYGLSTAVVADVLNRVRQPFNVNSLALAAACAAVKDAEYLEESRRINESGMLQLQEGFRELGLGWIPSKGNFICVDLGQVAAPVFQGLLREGVIVRPVANYGMPNHLRITIGLPAENTRFLEALAKVLARG, from the coding sequence ATGAGTGGCAACTTCCTCGCCCTGGCTCAGCCGGGCGTGCAACAACTGTCGCCCTACGTTCCGGGCAAGCCTGTGGACGAGCTGGCGCGTGAGTTGAACCTGGACCCGTCCAGGATCGTAAAGCTGGCCAGTAACGAAAGCCCGTTGGGCCCGAGCCCCAAAGTGTTGGCGGCGATTCGTGACGAGTTGGCTGAGCTTACGCGCTATCCGGACGGTAACGGTTTTGCCCTCAAGTCGCTGCTCGCGCAAACCTGCCGGGTCGAGCTGAACCAGGTGACGTTGGGTAACGGTTCCAACGATATTCTAGAGTTGGTGGGGCGTGCCTACCTGGCGCCTGGCCTGAATGCGGTGTTCAGCGAGCACGCGTTTGCGGTGTACCCGATCGTGACTCAGGCGGTCGGTGCCGACGCGCGGGTTATTCCTGCCAAGGACTGGGGGCATGACCTGCCGGCCATGCTGGCGGCCATCGACGCGCAAACCCGCGTGGTGTTTATCGCCAACCCGAACAACCCGACCGGTACCTGGTTTGACGCTCAGGCGCTGAACGACTTCCTGCAGGATGTGCCGGAGCATGTGCTGGTCGTGCTGGACGAGGCCTACATCGAGTACGCCGAAGGCAGCGACCTGCCGGATGGCCTGGATTTCCTTGCGGCTTACCCCAACCTGCTGGTCTCGCGTACCTTCTCCAAGGCCTATGGCCTGGCGTCGCTGCGGGTCGGTTACGGCTTGTCCACCGCGGTGGTCGCCGATGTGCTGAACCGCGTGCGCCAACCGTTCAACGTCAACAGCCTTGCCCTGGCGGCGGCCTGTGCGGCGGTGAAGGATGCCGAGTACCTGGAAGAAAGTCGTCGCATCAATGAAAGCGGCATGCTGCAACTACAGGAAGGTTTCCGTGAGTTGGGGCTGGGCTGGATCCCTTCCAAGGGCAACTTCATTTGCGTCGACCTTGGCCAGGTGGCTGCGCCGGTGTTTCAGGGCCTGTTGCGCGAAGGCGTGATCGTGCGCCCGGTGGCCAACTACGGCATGCCGAACCACCTGCGTATCACCATTGGCTTGCCGGCAGAAAACACGCGCTTCCTGGAGGCGTTGGCCAAGGTTCTGGCCCGTGGTTGA
- a CDS encoding bifunctional prephenate dehydrogenase/3-phosphoshikimate 1-carboxyvinyltransferase, whose amino-acid sequence MIGRLVVVGLGLIGGSFAKGLRESGLCGEVVGVDLDPQSRKLAVELGVVDRCEADLAVACQGADVIQLAVPILAMEKLLALLAAMDLGQAILTDVGSAKGNVVRAAQRAFGGMPARFVPGHPIAGSEQSGVEASNAQLFRRHKVILTPLEQTDPVALAVVDRLWRELGADVEHMQVERHDEVLAATSHLPHLLAFGLVDSLAKRNENLDIFRYAAGGFRDFTRIAGSDPVMWHDIFLANREAVLRTLDTFRSDLDALRDAVDAGDGHQLLGVFTRARVAREHFSKILARRAYMETAVNADELNFLANPGGRLSGQIRVPGDKSISHRSIMLGSLADGVTEIEGFLEGEDALATLQAFRDMGVVIEGPHHGRVTIHGVGLHGLKPAPGPIYLGNSGTSMRLLSGLLAAQRFDSVLTGDASLSKRPMSRVAEPLREMGAVIETGPQGRPPLTIRGGQALKGVTYALPMASAQVKSCLLLAGLYAAGKTSVIEPAPTRDHTERMLRGFGCPVVVEGAMASVESGHALTATHIEVPGDISSSAFFLVAASIAEGSELLLEHVGVNPTRTGVIDILRLMGADITLENLREVGGEPVADLRVRAAALKGIEIPEALVPLAIDEFPVLFVAAAFAEGRTVLRGAQELRVKESDRIQVMADGLLALGVKCEPTPDGIIIDGGLMGGGEVLAHGDHRIAMAFSVASLRATAPIRIRDCANVATSFPNFLTLCAQVGIRVAQEAKL is encoded by the coding sequence ATGATCGGTCGCCTGGTGGTGGTCGGTCTGGGGTTGATCGGCGGCTCCTTCGCCAAAGGCCTGCGTGAAAGCGGCTTGTGTGGCGAAGTGGTCGGTGTTGACCTGGACCCGCAATCGCGCAAGCTGGCGGTTGAGCTGGGCGTGGTGGATCGCTGTGAGGCGGACCTGGCGGTCGCTTGCCAGGGCGCCGATGTGATCCAGCTCGCCGTGCCAATTCTGGCGATGGAGAAGTTGCTGGCCTTGCTGGCCGCTATGGACTTGGGGCAGGCGATCCTGACGGATGTCGGCAGCGCCAAGGGCAATGTGGTGCGCGCCGCGCAACGGGCCTTTGGCGGCATGCCTGCACGCTTTGTACCGGGCCATCCGATTGCCGGCTCCGAGCAGAGCGGGGTGGAAGCCTCCAATGCGCAGCTGTTCCGTCGCCATAAGGTGATCCTGACGCCGCTTGAGCAAACCGATCCGGTAGCGCTGGCGGTGGTGGACCGTCTTTGGCGCGAGCTGGGCGCGGATGTCGAGCATATGCAGGTCGAGCGCCACGACGAAGTGCTGGCGGCGACCAGCCACTTGCCGCATTTGCTGGCATTTGGTCTGGTGGATTCCCTGGCCAAACGTAACGAGAACCTCGATATTTTCCGCTACGCCGCCGGTGGCTTCCGTGATTTCACGCGGATTGCCGGCAGCGACCCGGTGATGTGGCACGACATCTTCCTCGCCAATCGCGAAGCGGTGTTGCGCACCCTGGACACTTTCCGCAGTGACCTTGACGCCTTGCGCGACGCGGTCGATGCCGGGGATGGCCATCAATTGTTGGGCGTATTCACCCGTGCGCGGGTGGCACGTGAGCATTTCAGCAAAATCCTGGCTCGCCGGGCTTATATGGAAACTGCAGTGAACGCCGATGAGCTGAACTTCCTCGCCAACCCGGGTGGCCGCTTGAGCGGGCAAATCCGGGTGCCGGGCGACAAGTCGATCTCGCATCGCTCGATCATGCTCGGTTCGTTGGCCGATGGCGTGACCGAGATCGAAGGTTTCCTCGAAGGTGAAGATGCGCTGGCGACGTTGCAGGCTTTTCGCGACATGGGTGTTGTGATTGAAGGGCCGCACCATGGGCGCGTGACCATTCATGGGGTAGGCCTGCATGGCTTGAAGCCGGCGCCGGGGCCGATCTACCTGGGTAACTCGGGCACGTCGATGCGCCTGTTGTCCGGCTTGCTGGCGGCGCAACGCTTCGACAGTGTGCTGACGGGTGACGCTTCGCTGTCCAAGCGCCCGATGAGCCGCGTGGCTGAGCCGTTGCGGGAGATGGGGGCGGTGATCGAGACCGGCCCGCAGGGGCGCCCGCCGTTGACTATCCGCGGTGGTCAGGCCTTGAAGGGGGTTACTTATGCGCTGCCGATGGCCAGTGCTCAGGTCAAATCCTGTCTATTGCTGGCCGGGTTGTATGCCGCGGGTAAAACCTCGGTGATCGAGCCTGCGCCGACCCGTGACCACACCGAGCGAATGCTGCGTGGGTTTGGCTGCCCGGTGGTGGTGGAAGGGGCGATGGCATCGGTGGAATCCGGGCATGCGCTGACCGCTACACATATAGAGGTGCCGGGGGATATTTCCTCTTCGGCGTTCTTCCTGGTGGCGGCGTCGATTGCCGAAGGCTCCGAGTTGCTCCTGGAACATGTTGGTGTCAACCCGACGCGTACCGGGGTGATCGATATTCTGCGGTTGATGGGCGCGGACATCACCCTGGAAAATCTGCGGGAAGTTGGCGGTGAGCCGGTGGCTGACTTGCGGGTGCGTGCCGCTGCACTAAAAGGGATCGAAATTCCCGAAGCGTTGGTGCCGTTGGCTATCGATGAGTTCCCGGTGTTGTTTGTTGCGGCCGCCTTTGCCGAGGGCCGCACGGTATTGCGCGGTGCTCAAGAGCTGCGAGTCAAAGAGTCCGACCGTATCCAGGTCATGGCCGACGGTCTCCTGGCATTGGGCGTGAAGTGTGAACCGACACCTGATGGGATTATCATTGATGGTGGCCTGATGGGCGGCGGTGAAGTGCTTGCCCATGGCGATCACCGGATTGCCATGGCATTCAGCGTGGCTTCCCTGCGGGCGACGGCGCCGATTCGTATCCGTGACTGCGCCAACGTAGCTACATCTTTTCCGAATTTTCTTACACTGTGTGCCCAAGTCGGCATCCGTGTTGCCCAAGAGGCTAAATTGTGA
- the cmk gene encoding (d)CMP kinase → MNIKAPVITIDGPSGSGKGTIAGILAKRLGWCLLDSGALYRLLAFAARNHGVDLTNEESLKLLAAHLDVQFVGATEGHPQRIILEGDDVTDDLRNEQVGSWASQVAALPAVRDALLQRQRAFQEPPGLVADGRDMGTVVFPDAPLKIFLTASAEERARRRYLQLKGKVDGVSLSSLLDEIRARDERDTQRAVAPLKPAADAIQLDSTELSIEQVLERILSEIAIRDIAG, encoded by the coding sequence GTGAATATCAAAGCACCGGTGATTACCATCGACGGGCCAAGTGGCTCGGGCAAAGGCACGATCGCCGGCATCCTGGCCAAGCGCCTGGGCTGGTGCCTGCTGGATTCCGGCGCGCTTTACCGCCTGCTGGCATTTGCCGCACGCAACCATGGCGTCGACCTGACCAACGAAGAATCCTTGAAGTTGCTGGCGGCGCACCTTGATGTGCAGTTCGTCGGCGCGACGGAAGGTCATCCCCAGCGCATTATCCTGGAAGGGGACGATGTGACGGATGATCTGCGTAATGAACAAGTGGGCTCCTGGGCGTCCCAGGTTGCCGCGCTGCCGGCCGTGCGTGACGCTTTGCTGCAGCGCCAGCGGGCTTTTCAGGAGCCGCCGGGCCTGGTGGCCGATGGCCGCGATATGGGCACCGTGGTGTTTCCGGATGCGCCGCTGAAGATTTTCCTGACCGCCAGCGCCGAGGAGCGGGCGCGTCGCCGCTACTTGCAGTTGAAGGGCAAAGTCGATGGTGTTAGTCTGTCGAGTCTGCTAGATGAGATCCGTGCACGCGATGAGCGTGATACCCAGCGTGCGGTAGCCCCGCTCAAGCCGGCGGCTGACGCCATACAGCTGGATTCCACGGAGTTGTCCATCGAGCAGGTGCTGGAACGCATCTTGAGTGAAATCGCCATTCGCGATATCGCCGGGTGA